Genomic DNA from Trichoderma asperellum chromosome 5, complete sequence:
CATTCCGAATGTCACGTCGAATTggagcatcttcttctccatcatcttcttgagACTCCAAGACGCCATTTTGGGCGATGACTTGATTTCTTGAGCGACGAAGTATTTCCAGGTGTTATTGTGTCGCAGGACGATAAGGGTCGTCTTTTTTATCTCAATCGACTCTTGCTTCTGGTTGTGTCTGTGGAAGAGTCTGCTCGACGGCGTTTGAGTGCTGGTTCTCGGTATAGCTGGTGCggatggaaagaagagaagaaaaaaaggcgtaATCCGGAAACCGTAATTGGGATGTCGCTGGTGTTTCCGTCCCTTGGCCCGCCGAGTTAGCGGTGCTGGGCCGTTAGCCACTCAGCAAGCCTGGCGGATGTTCCCTAAGCCAGCACAGGACGCCGCTAAAAGCCTAGCCCGCCATGATGGGGCTAACCTGGTTGCAACATTGTGATCCGCAGCTTCAGAACTCAAATCCTCGACCGATGCCTTGCAGAGCTTTCCGTtattgacaaaaaaaaaatgtcacGCTCCATTGGTTTTCTAACAACGCTTCCTCTCGTGCCATCGACCAGAGCCATTCCGAGATTCCACTCCTTCAGCACTCTCGGTGCTGCCCTCTTGAAAAACCTCCCGCCCCGTCCAAAACCTCCGCCAGACTCCGAAATCGAAGAATCCTACCTCAAAGGCAGCGGCCCCGGCGGCCAAAAGATTGTATGTACAAACGAACGGTGAATCATTCAATTCACACGCCCGTGGCAATGccttgaagaaagagaagaagaaaatttaCACGAATATCTCTACTAGAACAAAACCAATTCCGCAGTACAGCTCAAGCACATCCCCAccggcatcgtcgtcaaGTCCCAAGCCACTCGATCACGCAGCCAAAATCGCAAACTAGCTCGCGAGATATTGGCGCAGAAGGTAGATGAATTCATCAATGGCGACCAGAGCCGCTCAGCCATAGTCGGAgcgataaagaagaagaaagcagatAGTGCGGCCAAAAAGAGTCGACGAAAGTACAGGCGActagaagaggagg
This window encodes:
- a CDS encoding uncharacterized protein (EggNog:ENOG41), whose product is MSRSIGFLTTLPLVPSTRAIPRFHSFSTLGAALLKNLPPRPKPPPDSEIEESYLKGSGPGGQKINKTNSAVQLKHIPTGIVVKSQATRSRSQNRKLAREILAQKVDEFINGDQSRSAIVGAIKKKKADSAAKKSRRKYRRLEEEEEVANAEVAATLEDNPDEIAEQSSDTSKETSNNPSSNTTVTNNSQPGQDSQHRHS